A part of Corvus cornix cornix isolate S_Up_H32 chromosome Z, ASM73873v5, whole genome shotgun sequence genomic DNA contains:
- the KATNAL2 gene encoding katanin p60 ATPase-containing subunit A-like 2 isoform X1 — protein MLGAITIARERLHLDAVYSNEENITFDLEFCLNSQEEMRTEARRKNLLILILHYLIEEGYVDAANALEQETKLGLRGFEVCDNIDLETILMEYESYYFVKFQKYPKITKKVLNTAENKQQLRSGGRAKRTASSSQKVPRVKQQTVQRAVSKTSPGSTTEPKSSTKGSPRQCQKAKQRSKEESLVSVNSDGADTLDQSDFGLSISGISKTGVDSSHPRKGQIIDFHKMIQDAVRVSPDGIPLNSLNYDPDPSERLLKPLSAFIGMTGEMRELAMVVSKDIYLHKTNVKWDDIIGLDAAKRLVKEAVVYPIKYPELFTGILSPWKGLLLYGPPGTGKTLLAKAVATECNTTFFNISASTIVSKWRGDSEKLVRVLFELARYHAPSTIFLDELESVMSQRGTAPGGEHEGSRRMKTELLVQMDGLAQSDDLVFVLAASNLPCYRHGSCCQSHVSTPRCAETLSSSAFRELDSAMLRRLEKRILVDLPSEEARRVMIQHWLPPLSNSGGVKLRTDLDYSLLSQETNGYSGSDIKLVCKEAAMRPVRKIFDALENHQPGNSNLPMIQLDTITTADFLDVITHTKPSAKNLSQKYTAWQREFESV, from the exons ATGTTGGGAGCCATAACCATAGCAAGGGAA AGGCTACATTTAGATGCTGTTTACAGCAATGAAGAGAATATTACATTTGATCTAGAGTTCTGTCTTAATTCACAGGAGGAGATGCGAACAGAAGCTCGTCGGAAAAATCTCCTTATTctaattttgcattatttaattGAGGAAGg ATATGTTGATGCTGCAAATGCCCTGGAGCAAGAGACAAAATTGGGTTTACGTGGCTTTGAAGTTTGTGACAACATTGATCTTGAGACAATTTTGATGGAATATGAAAGCTACTATTTTGTAAAATTTCAAAAGTATCCTAAAATTACCAAAAAGGTCCTGAACACCG cagaaaataaacaacagcTGAGAAGTGGGGGAAGAGCAAAAAG GACAGCAAGTTCTTCTCAGAAGGTACCAAGGGTCAAACAACAGACAGTGCAACGAGCAGTGTCAAAAACTTCACCTGGGAGTACAACAGAACCTAAATCCTCCACCAAAGGGAGCCCCAGACAG TGccagaaagccaaacaaagAAGTAAAGAAGAAAGCCTGGTATCAGTT aatagTGATGGTGCAGATACTCTAGATCAATCTGACTTTGGTTTAAGCATCTCAGGAATCAGCAAAACTGGAGTGGACAGCTCTCACCCAAGAAAG gGCCAAATAATTGACTTCCACAAGATGATTCAGGATGCTGTCAGAGTGTCACCAGATGGAATTCCCTTGAACAGCCTTAATTATGATCCAGACCCATCA gaaCGATTATTGAAACCACTTAGTGCTTTTATTGGCATGACTGGTGAGATGAGGGAACTTGCAATGGTTGTAAGCAAA GACATTTATCTCCATAAGACGAACGTGAAGTGGGATGATATTATAGGATTGGATGCAGCTAAAAGGCTGGTCAAGGAAGCAGTTGTTTACCCCATAAAG taTCCAGAGCTGTTTACTGGCATTCTGTCCCCTTGGAAAGGTTTATTGCTGTATGGACCACCAG GTACTGGAAAAACTCTGCTTGCTAAGGCTGTTGCCACAGAATGCAATACAACCTTTTTCAACATATCGGCATCCACCATTGTCAGCAAATGGAGGGGTGACTCAGAAAAACTTGTCCGG GTGTTGTTTGAGCTCGCCCGGTACCATGCTCCTTCCACAATTTTCTTGGATGAGCTGGAGTCAGTTATGAGTCAAAGAGGCACTGCTCCTGG TGGTGAACATGAAGGAAGTCGGCGgatgaaaacagaattactgGTGCAGATGGATGGCTTGGCCCAATCTGATGATCTTGTATTTGTTTTAGCAGCTTCCAATCTGCCATG CTACAGGCACGGATCTTGCTGTCAAAGCCACGTCTCCACTCCGAGATGCGCTGAGAcactctcctcctctgctttcaggGAGCTAGACTCTGCCATGCTGCGGCGGCTGGAGAAGAGGATTCTGGTTGACCTGCCCAGTGAAGAGGCACGGCGAGTGATGATCCAGCACTGGCTGCCCCCTCTGAGCAACAGCGGCGGGGTGAAGCTGAGGACGGATCTGGACTACAGCCTGCTGAGCCAG GAAACGAATGGATACTCTGGCTCAGACATAAAACTCGTGTGCAAGGAGGCAGCCATGAGACCAGTGAGGAAAATCTTCGATGCTCTTGAAAATCATCAGCCAG GTAACAGTAACTTGCCCATGATCCAACTGGATACAATCACAACAGCCGATTTCCTGGATGTGATCACCCACACCAAGCCATCAGCAAAGAATCTAAGCCAGAAGTACACGGCTTGGCAGAGAGAATTTGAGTCagtctga
- the KATNAL2 gene encoding katanin p60 ATPase-containing subunit A-like 2 isoform X7, translating into MELFCQALRTTRQAREARLHLDAVYSNEENITFDLEFCLNSQEEMRTEARRKNLLILILHYLIEEGYVDAANALEQETKLGLRGFEVCDNIDLETILMEYESYYFVKFQKYPKITKKVLNTAENKQQLRSGGRAKRTASSSQKVPRVKQQTVQRAVSKTSPGSTTEPKSSTKGSPRQGQIIDFHKMIQDAVRVSPDGIPLNSLNYDPDPSERLLKPLSAFIGMTGEMRELAMVVSKDIYLHKTNVKWDDIIGLDAAKRLVKEAVVYPIKYPELFTGILSPWKGLLLYGPPGTGKTLLAKAVATECNTTFFNISASTIVSKWRGDSEKLVRVLFELARYHAPSTIFLDELESVMSQRGTAPGGEHEGSRRMKTELLVQMDGLAQSDDLVFVLAASNLPCYRHGSCCQSHVSTPRCAETLSSSAFRELDSAMLRRLEKRILVDLPSEEARRVMIQHWLPPLSNSGGVKLRTDLDYSLLSQETNGYSGSDIKLVCKEAAMRPVRKIFDALENHQPGNSNLPMIQLDTITTADFLDVITHTKPSAKNLSQKYTAWQREFESV; encoded by the exons AGGCTACATTTAGATGCTGTTTACAGCAATGAAGAGAATATTACATTTGATCTAGAGTTCTGTCTTAATTCACAGGAGGAGATGCGAACAGAAGCTCGTCGGAAAAATCTCCTTATTctaattttgcattatttaattGAGGAAGg ATATGTTGATGCTGCAAATGCCCTGGAGCAAGAGACAAAATTGGGTTTACGTGGCTTTGAAGTTTGTGACAACATTGATCTTGAGACAATTTTGATGGAATATGAAAGCTACTATTTTGTAAAATTTCAAAAGTATCCTAAAATTACCAAAAAGGTCCTGAACACCG cagaaaataaacaacagcTGAGAAGTGGGGGAAGAGCAAAAAG GACAGCAAGTTCTTCTCAGAAGGTACCAAGGGTCAAACAACAGACAGTGCAACGAGCAGTGTCAAAAACTTCACCTGGGAGTACAACAGAACCTAAATCCTCCACCAAAGGGAGCCCCAGACAG gGCCAAATAATTGACTTCCACAAGATGATTCAGGATGCTGTCAGAGTGTCACCAGATGGAATTCCCTTGAACAGCCTTAATTATGATCCAGACCCATCA gaaCGATTATTGAAACCACTTAGTGCTTTTATTGGCATGACTGGTGAGATGAGGGAACTTGCAATGGTTGTAAGCAAA GACATTTATCTCCATAAGACGAACGTGAAGTGGGATGATATTATAGGATTGGATGCAGCTAAAAGGCTGGTCAAGGAAGCAGTTGTTTACCCCATAAAG taTCCAGAGCTGTTTACTGGCATTCTGTCCCCTTGGAAAGGTTTATTGCTGTATGGACCACCAG GTACTGGAAAAACTCTGCTTGCTAAGGCTGTTGCCACAGAATGCAATACAACCTTTTTCAACATATCGGCATCCACCATTGTCAGCAAATGGAGGGGTGACTCAGAAAAACTTGTCCGG GTGTTGTTTGAGCTCGCCCGGTACCATGCTCCTTCCACAATTTTCTTGGATGAGCTGGAGTCAGTTATGAGTCAAAGAGGCACTGCTCCTGG TGGTGAACATGAAGGAAGTCGGCGgatgaaaacagaattactgGTGCAGATGGATGGCTTGGCCCAATCTGATGATCTTGTATTTGTTTTAGCAGCTTCCAATCTGCCATG CTACAGGCACGGATCTTGCTGTCAAAGCCACGTCTCCACTCCGAGATGCGCTGAGAcactctcctcctctgctttcaggGAGCTAGACTCTGCCATGCTGCGGCGGCTGGAGAAGAGGATTCTGGTTGACCTGCCCAGTGAAGAGGCACGGCGAGTGATGATCCAGCACTGGCTGCCCCCTCTGAGCAACAGCGGCGGGGTGAAGCTGAGGACGGATCTGGACTACAGCCTGCTGAGCCAG GAAACGAATGGATACTCTGGCTCAGACATAAAACTCGTGTGCAAGGAGGCAGCCATGAGACCAGTGAGGAAAATCTTCGATGCTCTTGAAAATCATCAGCCAG GTAACAGTAACTTGCCCATGATCCAACTGGATACAATCACAACAGCCGATTTCCTGGATGTGATCACCCACACCAAGCCATCAGCAAAGAATCTAAGCCAGAAGTACACGGCTTGGCAGAGAGAATTTGAGTCagtctga
- the KATNAL2 gene encoding katanin p60 ATPase-containing subunit A-like 2 isoform X5: MELFCQALRTTRQAREARLHLDAVYSNEENITFDLEFCLNSQEEMRTEARRKNLLILILHYLIEEGYVDAANALEQETKLGLRGFEVCDNIDLETILMEYESYYFVKFQKYPKITKKVLNTAENKQQLRSGGRAKRTASSSQKCQKAKQRSKEESLVSVNSDGADTLDQSDFGLSISGISKTGVDSSHPRKGQIIDFHKMIQDAVRVSPDGIPLNSLNYDPDPSERLLKPLSAFIGMTGEMRELAMVVSKDIYLHKTNVKWDDIIGLDAAKRLVKEAVVYPIKYPELFTGILSPWKGLLLYGPPGTGKTLLAKAVATECNTTFFNISASTIVSKWRGDSEKLVRVLFELARYHAPSTIFLDELESVMSQRGTAPGGEHEGSRRMKTELLVQMDGLAQSDDLVFVLAASNLPCYRHGSCCQSHVSTPRCAETLSSSAFRELDSAMLRRLEKRILVDLPSEEARRVMIQHWLPPLSNSGGVKLRTDLDYSLLSQETNGYSGSDIKLVCKEAAMRPVRKIFDALENHQPGNSNLPMIQLDTITTADFLDVITHTKPSAKNLSQKYTAWQREFESV, from the exons AGGCTACATTTAGATGCTGTTTACAGCAATGAAGAGAATATTACATTTGATCTAGAGTTCTGTCTTAATTCACAGGAGGAGATGCGAACAGAAGCTCGTCGGAAAAATCTCCTTATTctaattttgcattatttaattGAGGAAGg ATATGTTGATGCTGCAAATGCCCTGGAGCAAGAGACAAAATTGGGTTTACGTGGCTTTGAAGTTTGTGACAACATTGATCTTGAGACAATTTTGATGGAATATGAAAGCTACTATTTTGTAAAATTTCAAAAGTATCCTAAAATTACCAAAAAGGTCCTGAACACCG cagaaaataaacaacagcTGAGAAGTGGGGGAAGAGCAAAAAG GACAGCAAGTTCTTCTCAGAAG TGccagaaagccaaacaaagAAGTAAAGAAGAAAGCCTGGTATCAGTT aatagTGATGGTGCAGATACTCTAGATCAATCTGACTTTGGTTTAAGCATCTCAGGAATCAGCAAAACTGGAGTGGACAGCTCTCACCCAAGAAAG gGCCAAATAATTGACTTCCACAAGATGATTCAGGATGCTGTCAGAGTGTCACCAGATGGAATTCCCTTGAACAGCCTTAATTATGATCCAGACCCATCA gaaCGATTATTGAAACCACTTAGTGCTTTTATTGGCATGACTGGTGAGATGAGGGAACTTGCAATGGTTGTAAGCAAA GACATTTATCTCCATAAGACGAACGTGAAGTGGGATGATATTATAGGATTGGATGCAGCTAAAAGGCTGGTCAAGGAAGCAGTTGTTTACCCCATAAAG taTCCAGAGCTGTTTACTGGCATTCTGTCCCCTTGGAAAGGTTTATTGCTGTATGGACCACCAG GTACTGGAAAAACTCTGCTTGCTAAGGCTGTTGCCACAGAATGCAATACAACCTTTTTCAACATATCGGCATCCACCATTGTCAGCAAATGGAGGGGTGACTCAGAAAAACTTGTCCGG GTGTTGTTTGAGCTCGCCCGGTACCATGCTCCTTCCACAATTTTCTTGGATGAGCTGGAGTCAGTTATGAGTCAAAGAGGCACTGCTCCTGG TGGTGAACATGAAGGAAGTCGGCGgatgaaaacagaattactgGTGCAGATGGATGGCTTGGCCCAATCTGATGATCTTGTATTTGTTTTAGCAGCTTCCAATCTGCCATG CTACAGGCACGGATCTTGCTGTCAAAGCCACGTCTCCACTCCGAGATGCGCTGAGAcactctcctcctctgctttcaggGAGCTAGACTCTGCCATGCTGCGGCGGCTGGAGAAGAGGATTCTGGTTGACCTGCCCAGTGAAGAGGCACGGCGAGTGATGATCCAGCACTGGCTGCCCCCTCTGAGCAACAGCGGCGGGGTGAAGCTGAGGACGGATCTGGACTACAGCCTGCTGAGCCAG GAAACGAATGGATACTCTGGCTCAGACATAAAACTCGTGTGCAAGGAGGCAGCCATGAGACCAGTGAGGAAAATCTTCGATGCTCTTGAAAATCATCAGCCAG GTAACAGTAACTTGCCCATGATCCAACTGGATACAATCACAACAGCCGATTTCCTGGATGTGATCACCCACACCAAGCCATCAGCAAAGAATCTAAGCCAGAAGTACACGGCTTGGCAGAGAGAATTTGAGTCagtctga
- the KATNAL2 gene encoding katanin p60 ATPase-containing subunit A-like 2 isoform X4, translating into MLGAITIAREEEMRTEARRKNLLILILHYLIEEGYVDAANALEQETKLGLRGFEVCDNIDLETILMEYESYYFVKFQKYPKITKKVLNTAENKQQLRSGGRAKRTASSSQKVPRVKQQTVQRAVSKTSPGSTTEPKSSTKGSPRQCQKAKQRSKEESLVSVNSDGADTLDQSDFGLSISGISKTGVDSSHPRKGQIIDFHKMIQDAVRVSPDGIPLNSLNYDPDPSERLLKPLSAFIGMTGEMRELAMVVSKDIYLHKTNVKWDDIIGLDAAKRLVKEAVVYPIKYPELFTGILSPWKGLLLYGPPGTGKTLLAKAVATECNTTFFNISASTIVSKWRGDSEKLVRVLFELARYHAPSTIFLDELESVMSQRGTAPGGEHEGSRRMKTELLVQMDGLAQSDDLVFVLAASNLPCYRHGSCCQSHVSTPRCAETLSSSAFRELDSAMLRRLEKRILVDLPSEEARRVMIQHWLPPLSNSGGVKLRTDLDYSLLSQETNGYSGSDIKLVCKEAAMRPVRKIFDALENHQPGNSNLPMIQLDTITTADFLDVITHTKPSAKNLSQKYTAWQREFESV; encoded by the exons ATGTTGGGAGCCATAACCATAGCAAGGGAA GAGGAGATGCGAACAGAAGCTCGTCGGAAAAATCTCCTTATTctaattttgcattatttaattGAGGAAGg ATATGTTGATGCTGCAAATGCCCTGGAGCAAGAGACAAAATTGGGTTTACGTGGCTTTGAAGTTTGTGACAACATTGATCTTGAGACAATTTTGATGGAATATGAAAGCTACTATTTTGTAAAATTTCAAAAGTATCCTAAAATTACCAAAAAGGTCCTGAACACCG cagaaaataaacaacagcTGAGAAGTGGGGGAAGAGCAAAAAG GACAGCAAGTTCTTCTCAGAAGGTACCAAGGGTCAAACAACAGACAGTGCAACGAGCAGTGTCAAAAACTTCACCTGGGAGTACAACAGAACCTAAATCCTCCACCAAAGGGAGCCCCAGACAG TGccagaaagccaaacaaagAAGTAAAGAAGAAAGCCTGGTATCAGTT aatagTGATGGTGCAGATACTCTAGATCAATCTGACTTTGGTTTAAGCATCTCAGGAATCAGCAAAACTGGAGTGGACAGCTCTCACCCAAGAAAG gGCCAAATAATTGACTTCCACAAGATGATTCAGGATGCTGTCAGAGTGTCACCAGATGGAATTCCCTTGAACAGCCTTAATTATGATCCAGACCCATCA gaaCGATTATTGAAACCACTTAGTGCTTTTATTGGCATGACTGGTGAGATGAGGGAACTTGCAATGGTTGTAAGCAAA GACATTTATCTCCATAAGACGAACGTGAAGTGGGATGATATTATAGGATTGGATGCAGCTAAAAGGCTGGTCAAGGAAGCAGTTGTTTACCCCATAAAG taTCCAGAGCTGTTTACTGGCATTCTGTCCCCTTGGAAAGGTTTATTGCTGTATGGACCACCAG GTACTGGAAAAACTCTGCTTGCTAAGGCTGTTGCCACAGAATGCAATACAACCTTTTTCAACATATCGGCATCCACCATTGTCAGCAAATGGAGGGGTGACTCAGAAAAACTTGTCCGG GTGTTGTTTGAGCTCGCCCGGTACCATGCTCCTTCCACAATTTTCTTGGATGAGCTGGAGTCAGTTATGAGTCAAAGAGGCACTGCTCCTGG TGGTGAACATGAAGGAAGTCGGCGgatgaaaacagaattactgGTGCAGATGGATGGCTTGGCCCAATCTGATGATCTTGTATTTGTTTTAGCAGCTTCCAATCTGCCATG CTACAGGCACGGATCTTGCTGTCAAAGCCACGTCTCCACTCCGAGATGCGCTGAGAcactctcctcctctgctttcaggGAGCTAGACTCTGCCATGCTGCGGCGGCTGGAGAAGAGGATTCTGGTTGACCTGCCCAGTGAAGAGGCACGGCGAGTGATGATCCAGCACTGGCTGCCCCCTCTGAGCAACAGCGGCGGGGTGAAGCTGAGGACGGATCTGGACTACAGCCTGCTGAGCCAG GAAACGAATGGATACTCTGGCTCAGACATAAAACTCGTGTGCAAGGAGGCAGCCATGAGACCAGTGAGGAAAATCTTCGATGCTCTTGAAAATCATCAGCCAG GTAACAGTAACTTGCCCATGATCCAACTGGATACAATCACAACAGCCGATTTCCTGGATGTGATCACCCACACCAAGCCATCAGCAAAGAATCTAAGCCAGAAGTACACGGCTTGGCAGAGAGAATTTGAGTCagtctga
- the KATNAL2 gene encoding katanin p60 ATPase-containing subunit A-like 2 isoform X8 — translation MELFCQALRTTRQAREARLHLDAVYSNEENITFDLEFCLNSQEEMRTEARRKNLLILILHYLIEEGYVDAANALEQETKLGLRGFEVCDNIDLETILMEYESYYFVKFQKYPKITKKVLNTAENKQQLRSGGRAKRTASSSQKNSDGADTLDQSDFGLSISGISKTGVDSSHPRKGQIIDFHKMIQDAVRVSPDGIPLNSLNYDPDPSERLLKPLSAFIGMTGEMRELAMVVSKDIYLHKTNVKWDDIIGLDAAKRLVKEAVVYPIKYPELFTGILSPWKGLLLYGPPGTGKTLLAKAVATECNTTFFNISASTIVSKWRGDSEKLVRVLFELARYHAPSTIFLDELESVMSQRGTAPGGEHEGSRRMKTELLVQMDGLAQSDDLVFVLAASNLPCYRHGSCCQSHVSTPRCAETLSSSAFRELDSAMLRRLEKRILVDLPSEEARRVMIQHWLPPLSNSGGVKLRTDLDYSLLSQETNGYSGSDIKLVCKEAAMRPVRKIFDALENHQPGNSNLPMIQLDTITTADFLDVITHTKPSAKNLSQKYTAWQREFESV, via the exons AGGCTACATTTAGATGCTGTTTACAGCAATGAAGAGAATATTACATTTGATCTAGAGTTCTGTCTTAATTCACAGGAGGAGATGCGAACAGAAGCTCGTCGGAAAAATCTCCTTATTctaattttgcattatttaattGAGGAAGg ATATGTTGATGCTGCAAATGCCCTGGAGCAAGAGACAAAATTGGGTTTACGTGGCTTTGAAGTTTGTGACAACATTGATCTTGAGACAATTTTGATGGAATATGAAAGCTACTATTTTGTAAAATTTCAAAAGTATCCTAAAATTACCAAAAAGGTCCTGAACACCG cagaaaataaacaacagcTGAGAAGTGGGGGAAGAGCAAAAAG GACAGCAAGTTCTTCTCAGAAG aatagTGATGGTGCAGATACTCTAGATCAATCTGACTTTGGTTTAAGCATCTCAGGAATCAGCAAAACTGGAGTGGACAGCTCTCACCCAAGAAAG gGCCAAATAATTGACTTCCACAAGATGATTCAGGATGCTGTCAGAGTGTCACCAGATGGAATTCCCTTGAACAGCCTTAATTATGATCCAGACCCATCA gaaCGATTATTGAAACCACTTAGTGCTTTTATTGGCATGACTGGTGAGATGAGGGAACTTGCAATGGTTGTAAGCAAA GACATTTATCTCCATAAGACGAACGTGAAGTGGGATGATATTATAGGATTGGATGCAGCTAAAAGGCTGGTCAAGGAAGCAGTTGTTTACCCCATAAAG taTCCAGAGCTGTTTACTGGCATTCTGTCCCCTTGGAAAGGTTTATTGCTGTATGGACCACCAG GTACTGGAAAAACTCTGCTTGCTAAGGCTGTTGCCACAGAATGCAATACAACCTTTTTCAACATATCGGCATCCACCATTGTCAGCAAATGGAGGGGTGACTCAGAAAAACTTGTCCGG GTGTTGTTTGAGCTCGCCCGGTACCATGCTCCTTCCACAATTTTCTTGGATGAGCTGGAGTCAGTTATGAGTCAAAGAGGCACTGCTCCTGG TGGTGAACATGAAGGAAGTCGGCGgatgaaaacagaattactgGTGCAGATGGATGGCTTGGCCCAATCTGATGATCTTGTATTTGTTTTAGCAGCTTCCAATCTGCCATG CTACAGGCACGGATCTTGCTGTCAAAGCCACGTCTCCACTCCGAGATGCGCTGAGAcactctcctcctctgctttcaggGAGCTAGACTCTGCCATGCTGCGGCGGCTGGAGAAGAGGATTCTGGTTGACCTGCCCAGTGAAGAGGCACGGCGAGTGATGATCCAGCACTGGCTGCCCCCTCTGAGCAACAGCGGCGGGGTGAAGCTGAGGACGGATCTGGACTACAGCCTGCTGAGCCAG GAAACGAATGGATACTCTGGCTCAGACATAAAACTCGTGTGCAAGGAGGCAGCCATGAGACCAGTGAGGAAAATCTTCGATGCTCTTGAAAATCATCAGCCAG GTAACAGTAACTTGCCCATGATCCAACTGGATACAATCACAACAGCCGATTTCCTGGATGTGATCACCCACACCAAGCCATCAGCAAAGAATCTAAGCCAGAAGTACACGGCTTGGCAGAGAGAATTTGAGTCagtctga
- the KATNAL2 gene encoding katanin p60 ATPase-containing subunit A-like 2 isoform X11 yields MELFCQALRTTRQAREARLHLDAVYSNEENITFDLEFCLNSQEEMRTEARRKNLLILILHYLIEEGYVDAANALEQETKLGLRGFEVCDNIDLETILMEYESYYFVKFQKYPKITKKVLNTAENKQQLRSGGRAKRTASSSQKGQIIDFHKMIQDAVRVSPDGIPLNSLNYDPDPSERLLKPLSAFIGMTGEMRELAMVVSKDIYLHKTNVKWDDIIGLDAAKRLVKEAVVYPIKYPELFTGILSPWKGLLLYGPPGTGKTLLAKAVATECNTTFFNISASTIVSKWRGDSEKLVRVLFELARYHAPSTIFLDELESVMSQRGTAPGGEHEGSRRMKTELLVQMDGLAQSDDLVFVLAASNLPCYRHGSCCQSHVSTPRCAETLSSSAFRELDSAMLRRLEKRILVDLPSEEARRVMIQHWLPPLSNSGGVKLRTDLDYSLLSQETNGYSGSDIKLVCKEAAMRPVRKIFDALENHQPGNSNLPMIQLDTITTADFLDVITHTKPSAKNLSQKYTAWQREFESV; encoded by the exons AGGCTACATTTAGATGCTGTTTACAGCAATGAAGAGAATATTACATTTGATCTAGAGTTCTGTCTTAATTCACAGGAGGAGATGCGAACAGAAGCTCGTCGGAAAAATCTCCTTATTctaattttgcattatttaattGAGGAAGg ATATGTTGATGCTGCAAATGCCCTGGAGCAAGAGACAAAATTGGGTTTACGTGGCTTTGAAGTTTGTGACAACATTGATCTTGAGACAATTTTGATGGAATATGAAAGCTACTATTTTGTAAAATTTCAAAAGTATCCTAAAATTACCAAAAAGGTCCTGAACACCG cagaaaataaacaacagcTGAGAAGTGGGGGAAGAGCAAAAAG GACAGCAAGTTCTTCTCAGAAG gGCCAAATAATTGACTTCCACAAGATGATTCAGGATGCTGTCAGAGTGTCACCAGATGGAATTCCCTTGAACAGCCTTAATTATGATCCAGACCCATCA gaaCGATTATTGAAACCACTTAGTGCTTTTATTGGCATGACTGGTGAGATGAGGGAACTTGCAATGGTTGTAAGCAAA GACATTTATCTCCATAAGACGAACGTGAAGTGGGATGATATTATAGGATTGGATGCAGCTAAAAGGCTGGTCAAGGAAGCAGTTGTTTACCCCATAAAG taTCCAGAGCTGTTTACTGGCATTCTGTCCCCTTGGAAAGGTTTATTGCTGTATGGACCACCAG GTACTGGAAAAACTCTGCTTGCTAAGGCTGTTGCCACAGAATGCAATACAACCTTTTTCAACATATCGGCATCCACCATTGTCAGCAAATGGAGGGGTGACTCAGAAAAACTTGTCCGG GTGTTGTTTGAGCTCGCCCGGTACCATGCTCCTTCCACAATTTTCTTGGATGAGCTGGAGTCAGTTATGAGTCAAAGAGGCACTGCTCCTGG TGGTGAACATGAAGGAAGTCGGCGgatgaaaacagaattactgGTGCAGATGGATGGCTTGGCCCAATCTGATGATCTTGTATTTGTTTTAGCAGCTTCCAATCTGCCATG CTACAGGCACGGATCTTGCTGTCAAAGCCACGTCTCCACTCCGAGATGCGCTGAGAcactctcctcctctgctttcaggGAGCTAGACTCTGCCATGCTGCGGCGGCTGGAGAAGAGGATTCTGGTTGACCTGCCCAGTGAAGAGGCACGGCGAGTGATGATCCAGCACTGGCTGCCCCCTCTGAGCAACAGCGGCGGGGTGAAGCTGAGGACGGATCTGGACTACAGCCTGCTGAGCCAG GAAACGAATGGATACTCTGGCTCAGACATAAAACTCGTGTGCAAGGAGGCAGCCATGAGACCAGTGAGGAAAATCTTCGATGCTCTTGAAAATCATCAGCCAG GTAACAGTAACTTGCCCATGATCCAACTGGATACAATCACAACAGCCGATTTCCTGGATGTGATCACCCACACCAAGCCATCAGCAAAGAATCTAAGCCAGAAGTACACGGCTTGGCAGAGAGAATTTGAGTCagtctga